In a single window of the Zea mays cultivar B73 chromosome 5, Zm-B73-REFERENCE-NAM-5.0, whole genome shotgun sequence genome:
- the LOC109939587 gene encoding zinc finger protein ZAT1 — protein MPKNTCKLCSRRFASPRALAGHMRSHSIAKAQAEAAEAAKRQISSASSASTSFAAADDEDVGLKMPASTHGLQENPKRSLRLADAGLSDRESESESTSPHAKRVNAASIWGEPEPTSSLSEVATPEDVALSLMMLSRDSWPSSPVVAEDDDSDDGYTPPAPLPRAPAPAPPPVEKRTQFQCVACKKVFRSYQALGGHRASNVRGGRGGCCAPPVAPAPPLQPQPQPQPPLSPLPEHHDGDGDEDEDMDAKQQHKRSHVSGAAAAASVAGTSTASISAATTPPSPINSTCMIDLNVAPPPEEMELSTVSDLHFNPGA, from the coding sequence ATGCCGAAGAACACATGCAAGCTCTGCTCCCGCCGCTTCGCCAGTCCCCGCGCCCTCGCCGGGCACATGCGCTCCCATTCCATCGCCAAAGCTCAGGCGGAGGCGGCGGAGGCGGCGAAGCGGCAGATCTCTTCGGCGTCCTCCGCGTCGACCTCCTtcgccgccgccgacgacgaggacgtcggcTTGAAGATGCCCGCTTCCACCCACGGGCTCCAGGAGAATCCGAAGCGCAGCCTTCGGTTGGCCGATGCCGGTTTATCGGATCGCGAGAGCGAGTCCGAGTCCACCTCGCCGCACGCCAAGCGCGTGAACGCCGCTTCCATCTGGGGCGAGCCCGAACCGACGAGCTCGCTGTCAGAGGTCGCGACACCGGAGGACGTGGCGCTATCCCTTATGATGCTGTCGCGCGACTCCTGGCCGTCGTCGCCTGTAGTCGCCGAGGACGACGACTCCGACGACGGCTACACGCCGCCCGCGCCACTCCCAcgggccccggccccggcgccgccgccggtgGAGAAGCGGACGCAGTTCCAGTGTGTCGCGTGCAAGAAGGTGTTCCGCTCCTACCAGGCGCTCGGCGGCCACCGCGCCAGCAACGTgcgcggcggcaggggcggctgcTGCGCGCCTCCCGTGGCTCCCGCTCCTCCCCTGCAGCCCCAGCCCCAGCCCCAGCCGCCGCTGTCGCCATTGCCGGAGCACCATGACGGggacggggacgaggacgaggacatGGATGCAAAGCAGCAGCACAAGCGGTCCCATGTGAGTGGCGCGGCGGCCGCGGCGTCGGTTGCAGGCACCAGCACGGCCTCCATCTCAGCCGCCACCACTCCCCCGTCCCCGATCAACAGCACCTGCATGATCGATCTGAACGTGGCGCCCCCGCCCGAGGAGATGGAGCTCTCTACCGTCTCAGATCTCCACTTCAATCCAGGTGCTTGA